One genomic window of Leptospira johnsonii includes the following:
- a CDS encoding discoidin domain-containing protein, giving the protein MNEESIRISHPRQVKVNEIKTKGTFEFKEGGLRSYSEQLDHPGVGVLILVLNPGSSFNQIKLHQSEQSGTFFPDSFKFEISLDGKVWEPILQETGFRRLNKKVGQWNFSLVRANFLKLVSKVSEKEGSKFKVSIGALEVGISGVTKLEVSSEKDRFWVKENLIDERPDYGWSSLESNQPKEEFFLMDLGSISRVNELRVLSPKDGHLHFPETFTVYYSEDDLTWNQLLEENQFLSELGTWYQWRFLPTNIRFLKFVSRPRKIQNKEKYSASIVEVELYAAPYLSELTHKPTAEPLPYATVLRSGLVRLAIDGETSEGAAVQANDRRLRDGSTEYKGIVELASDGEDKEGVVVQGNDRRLKHSTEASYGLVRLASNGENRADRVVQGNDDRLKPSSTQSFGIVELAENGETKEGTVVQGNDDRLKHATNQKFGLVQLAPPGDASPGKVVTSDDPRLRHASTESPGLVRFASNGEESADAAVQGNDKRLKISTPQSYGIVKLARSGEAKEGAVVQGDDERLRNASTEYPGIVTVAPKGKSIPGHVVSSDDPRLSDARQPLPHAHDYAPKEHDFSSHTGYLRLKGSIEAPYANISPPPENAGLAYARNESEKGAGIVGSGRFSGILGFGEKFGVRGDSASGEKESAGILGLAKRGFGGWFHSRSGHAVYASGKGIPSLNETGSGKAILAEGDSDFLGTVYLQTGKGTDCIAKFFPVQSTDVIAEGDLLAMGEDGKLHKSRQPNATNIVGVAVKSAALVLGDKPQTEGQWLVAIAGVVLANVEAQSYPVQPGDLLCSGLTGGHAVRVAPENLKPGALVAKSLGLQRNGRGPIQVLLCCS; this is encoded by the coding sequence ATGAATGAAGAATCCATCCGGATCAGCCATCCTCGACAAGTTAAAGTAAATGAAATTAAGACCAAAGGTACGTTCGAATTCAAGGAAGGAGGACTTCGTTCTTATTCTGAGCAGTTGGACCATCCTGGTGTCGGCGTCTTAATCTTAGTTTTAAATCCAGGCTCTAGTTTTAATCAGATCAAATTGCACCAGTCGGAACAATCCGGCACATTCTTCCCTGATTCTTTTAAATTCGAAATTTCTTTGGATGGAAAAGTTTGGGAACCGATCCTGCAAGAGACAGGCTTCAGAAGATTAAATAAAAAAGTGGGGCAATGGAACTTCTCCTTGGTCCGCGCTAACTTTCTCAAATTAGTCAGTAAGGTTTCGGAGAAAGAAGGATCCAAATTCAAAGTTTCTATCGGGGCTTTGGAAGTCGGGATCTCAGGAGTCACTAAGTTAGAAGTGAGTTCCGAAAAAGACAGATTTTGGGTAAAAGAAAATCTGATCGATGAAAGGCCGGATTACGGTTGGTCTTCTTTAGAATCCAATCAGCCTAAGGAAGAATTTTTCCTGATGGATCTAGGTTCTATCAGCAGAGTGAACGAACTGAGAGTTCTTTCGCCCAAAGACGGTCATTTACATTTTCCGGAAACTTTTACGGTATATTATAGCGAAGACGATCTAACTTGGAACCAGCTTTTAGAAGAGAACCAATTCTTGTCTGAATTGGGAACTTGGTACCAGTGGAGATTTTTACCTACGAATATTCGCTTTTTGAAATTCGTCTCTCGTCCTCGTAAGATCCAGAACAAAGAAAAGTATTCCGCAAGCATTGTAGAGGTAGAATTATATGCAGCTCCGTACTTAAGCGAGCTGACTCATAAGCCTACTGCAGAGCCTCTCCCCTACGCTACTGTTTTGAGATCGGGGCTTGTGAGACTTGCGATCGATGGAGAAACTTCCGAAGGCGCCGCAGTTCAGGCAAATGATAGAAGGTTGAGAGACGGTTCTACCGAATACAAAGGTATCGTAGAACTCGCTTCCGATGGAGAAGACAAGGAGGGAGTTGTTGTTCAGGGAAATGATAGAAGGTTAAAACATTCTACTGAAGCCTCTTATGGCCTAGTGCGCCTTGCATCTAACGGCGAAAATCGGGCAGATAGAGTCGTGCAAGGAAATGATGATCGTTTGAAACCTTCTAGCACCCAAAGTTTTGGTATCGTTGAGCTTGCGGAGAACGGTGAGACTAAAGAAGGCACCGTTGTTCAGGGAAATGATGATCGTCTGAAACATGCAACCAACCAAAAGTTCGGTTTAGTACAATTAGCTCCTCCGGGAGATGCAAGTCCTGGGAAAGTGGTCACTTCTGATGATCCAAGACTTAGGCATGCCAGCACGGAAAGTCCTGGTCTTGTCCGATTCGCTTCCAATGGAGAAGAGTCTGCAGATGCGGCTGTCCAAGGAAATGATAAGAGATTAAAAATTTCCACTCCTCAGTCTTATGGGATTGTGAAATTGGCTCGGTCCGGCGAGGCAAAAGAAGGTGCTGTAGTCCAAGGAGACGATGAAAGGTTGCGTAACGCTAGTACCGAGTATCCTGGTATTGTGACGGTCGCCCCTAAAGGAAAGTCCATCCCAGGTCATGTGGTTTCTTCCGACGATCCTAGATTGTCGGATGCAAGACAGCCTCTTCCTCATGCTCATGACTACGCTCCTAAGGAGCACGATTTTAGTTCCCATACTGGATATCTGAGATTGAAAGGTTCTATAGAGGCACCTTATGCAAATATCTCCCCTCCTCCTGAAAATGCAGGACTTGCGTATGCAAGGAATGAGAGTGAAAAAGGAGCTGGTATCGTAGGTTCCGGTAGATTCTCCGGTATCTTAGGCTTCGGAGAAAAATTCGGAGTCAGAGGTGATAGCGCATCCGGAGAAAAAGAATCCGCTGGTATTTTAGGTCTGGCCAAAAGAGGATTCGGTGGCTGGTTCCATTCTAGATCAGGCCATGCAGTATATGCGAGCGGAAAAGGCATCCCAAGCTTGAACGAAACCGGTTCAGGCAAAGCGATCTTGGCAGAAGGTGATTCCGATTTCCTAGGAACAGTATATCTCCAAACGGGAAAAGGTACGGATTGTATCGCTAAATTTTTTCCTGTGCAGTCAACTGACGTGATAGCGGAAGGGGATCTTCTTGCCATGGGAGAAGACGGTAAACTTCATAAATCCAGACAGCCGAACGCTACGAATATCGTAGGTGTAGCGGTAAAATCTGCTGCCTTGGTATTGGGAGACAAACCCCAAACAGAAGGTCAATGGCTCGTCGCAATCGCAGGCGTGGTCCTTGCCAATGTAGAAGCACAGTCTTATCCTGTACAGCCCGGAGATCTATTATGTTCTGGTCTTACCGGAGGCCATGCTGTCCGAGTTGCTCCTGAAAATTTAAAGCCTGGGGCACTTGTAGCAAAATCTCTCGGCTTACAAAGAAACGGCAGGGGACCTATTCAGGTTCTTCTCTGCTGTAGTTGA
- the metF gene encoding methylenetetrahydrofolate reductase [NAD(P)H] has protein sequence MKKILEIYKTAKAPVYSFEFFPPKTPEGETKLFEAVEELSKVDPGYITVTYGAGGSTRDKTIRITSELAKKFSLPAAAHFTCVGGNKDEIRVILKQIRESGIENLMALRGDPPKGEEAFKKVEGGFGYASELISFIKQEGFDFCMGAACYPEKHPEAASLESDVDNLKRKVDSGASYLVSQLFFKNSNFESFLDLIRKKGINVPVIPGIMPITSFTQIERFKSMAACEFPEKLVSDLEEVKDNQEEFYKRSISFSVNQCRELVKMGAPGIHLYTLNQSPASLDIVRELKN, from the coding sequence ATGAAAAAGATATTAGAAATTTATAAAACGGCAAAAGCGCCGGTGTACTCTTTCGAGTTTTTTCCTCCTAAAACTCCGGAGGGAGAAACGAAATTATTCGAAGCTGTGGAAGAATTGTCCAAGGTGGACCCGGGTTATATCACTGTGACCTATGGAGCGGGAGGTTCTACTCGCGATAAGACCATACGTATCACTTCCGAATTGGCTAAGAAATTTTCACTTCCTGCGGCGGCTCATTTTACCTGTGTGGGCGGCAATAAAGACGAGATCCGAGTTATTTTAAAACAGATCCGAGAGTCCGGGATCGAAAACCTAATGGCTCTCCGGGGAGATCCTCCTAAGGGAGAAGAGGCTTTTAAAAAAGTAGAGGGCGGTTTCGGCTACGCGAGCGAACTCATTTCCTTTATTAAGCAAGAAGGTTTCGATTTTTGTATGGGGGCTGCCTGTTATCCGGAAAAACATCCGGAGGCTGCGAGTCTGGAATCCGATGTGGATAATTTAAAACGCAAGGTGGATTCGGGTGCTTCTTACCTGGTCTCTCAATTGTTTTTTAAAAATTCCAATTTCGAATCTTTCTTAGATCTGATCCGCAAAAAAGGGATCAATGTCCCTGTAATTCCGGGAATTATGCCCATCACATCTTTTACTCAGATAGAAAGATTTAAGTCGATGGCTGCCTGTGAATTTCCTGAAAAACTAGTTTCCGATCTGGAAGAAGTAAAGGATAACCAGGAAGAATTTTATAAAAGAAGTATCAGTTTCTCCGTAAACCAATGCCGTGAATTGGTCAAAATGGGAGCTCCTGGGATCCATCTTTACACTCTAAACCAATCTCCTGCGAGTTTGGATATTGTGAGAGAACTGAAAAATTAA
- a CDS encoding 1,4-dihydroxy-6-naphthoate synthase, producing the protein MELSLAYSPCPNDTFIFYHLISGKTKSPFSIKEELYDVEQLNQFADKGKFQATKISFAALFHVADKYSLLDSGSALGRNCGPIIVKKAGSSVGTPNGKKILVPGLWTTANLLTHLYLKGDFTPVPTRYDLILDKVKNGEADFGIVIHEERFTYEARGLAKVEDLGEWWEGSTGAHIPLGCIAIRRDLSSQIKHDLDSAIKESLSLAYQNRESMYDYILKHSQTTTREVADAHIDLYVNEFSKSLGKEGERAIRLLQQKALETGLLPPEKEKELFL; encoded by the coding sequence ATGGAACTCAGTCTGGCATATTCTCCCTGTCCGAACGACACATTCATCTTCTATCATCTAATTTCCGGAAAGACCAAGTCCCCATTTTCCATCAAAGAAGAACTCTACGATGTGGAACAACTGAACCAATTCGCAGATAAAGGAAAATTCCAGGCCACGAAAATTTCCTTCGCAGCTTTATTCCATGTAGCGGACAAATATTCTCTTTTAGACAGTGGCTCGGCACTTGGTAGGAACTGCGGCCCAATTATCGTAAAAAAAGCTGGTTCCTCTGTAGGAACTCCAAACGGAAAAAAAATTTTGGTCCCTGGGCTCTGGACCACTGCCAACCTACTTACACATTTATATTTAAAAGGGGATTTCACACCAGTTCCCACACGCTACGATCTCATCTTGGACAAAGTAAAAAATGGAGAAGCTGACTTCGGAATAGTCATTCACGAAGAAAGATTCACTTACGAAGCAAGAGGACTCGCCAAGGTAGAAGATTTAGGAGAATGGTGGGAAGGAAGCACCGGAGCACATATTCCGCTCGGATGCATCGCGATCCGCAGAGATCTGTCTTCCCAAATAAAACATGACCTGGACTCGGCAATTAAGGAAAGTCTTTCCTTAGCTTACCAAAACAGAGAAAGTATGTACGATTATATCTTAAAACATTCTCAAACCACAACAAGAGAAGTAGCGGATGCGCATATAGATCTGTATGTGAACGAGTTTTCTAAAAGTTTAGGAAAAGAAGGAGAAAGGGCAATCCGCTTATTACAGCAAAAAGCCCTTGAGACAGGATTACTTCCTCCAGAAAAAGAGAAGGAACTATTTCTTTAA
- a CDS encoding HAD-IIB family hydrolase, giving the protein MDLDGTLLDSRASISSLNHYVLQSALDQGVGLIIATGRRFSSALPYAQEFRGNVTVVANNGQVLRGSPNAERISETYISEKATFAVLSLAKKKGYSPLLHVDRFEEGIDILIESPITDEKYHHYSGGNIARTKVVGDLLEHSSDRALVVCYLSLIKEELIELEKELLSLPESSEYRTVITKIPGVSYCLEVLEKGVSKWTAIQSYLKISGLDEAGVISFGDELNDREMLFSSGYGFAMKNAVPSLIEGASYITRYSNNEDGIAMTLLELSVLSFR; this is encoded by the coding sequence ATGGATCTGGATGGGACACTTCTGGATTCTCGGGCTTCCATTTCCAGTTTGAATCATTACGTTCTACAGTCTGCATTGGATCAGGGAGTCGGACTGATTATCGCTACGGGTAGAAGGTTCTCTTCTGCTCTTCCATACGCTCAGGAATTCCGAGGAAATGTGACCGTGGTGGCAAATAATGGGCAGGTGCTCAGAGGTTCTCCGAATGCAGAAAGGATTTCGGAAACGTATATCTCCGAAAAGGCGACATTTGCAGTTTTATCTTTGGCAAAGAAGAAGGGCTATTCTCCCCTCCTCCATGTAGACAGGTTCGAGGAGGGAATAGATATCCTGATCGAGTCTCCTATCACCGATGAAAAATATCATCATTATTCAGGTGGGAATATCGCGAGGACAAAGGTGGTTGGTGATCTTCTGGAGCATTCTTCCGATCGCGCACTTGTCGTATGTTATCTTTCTTTAATAAAGGAAGAATTGATCGAATTAGAAAAGGAACTTCTCTCCTTGCCTGAATCTTCCGAGTATAGGACCGTGATTACTAAAATTCCCGGAGTGTCTTATTGTTTGGAAGTTTTGGAGAAGGGAGTTTCCAAGTGGACGGCAATCCAATCTTACTTAAAAATTTCCGGTTTGGACGAGGCAGGCGTGATCTCTTTTGGAGATGAGTTGAATGATAGAGAAATGCTTTTTTCTTCCGGATACGGATTTGCGATGAAGAATGCGGTGCCCAGTTTGATAGAAGGTGCTTCTTATATTACCAGATATTCGAATAACGAAGATGGGATCGCGATGACTCTTTTAGAATTATCCGTGCTTTCGTTTAGGTGA
- a CDS encoding glutamyl-tRNA reductase, translating into MWSTLQVFHSESSDRDLLSLPDTFSWKTCMRTVLVSDSRIHPYPVDLPSHWESKSGYEAYRLLLEIISGLKSKLFGETEVLSQFKQRFQELPDLAFGEYLAKLRDNLIEDCRTLRSGYLQNLGEQSYGGLADKYLSEATNPPKEIILFGTGQLAEKILPWLSHSNRKTKIVGRNPNRLEFLSSVSGSASHLMEDWSPNGEAWVIAAPMDFSAWMDKLAPGNLVLDFREEPLEESWPSDIVYIPFAEMLSSLKETEERTRKVKEELKSVLDELLEERELEAHQIVFGWDDLPCPTF; encoded by the coding sequence ATGTGGTCCACATTACAAGTTTTTCACTCTGAATCTTCCGATAGGGATTTGCTCTCTCTTCCCGATACGTTTTCTTGGAAGACTTGTATGCGTACTGTTCTCGTTTCCGATTCCAGGATTCATCCGTATCCGGTAGATCTTCCTTCTCATTGGGAAAGTAAATCCGGTTACGAAGCATACAGACTTCTACTCGAAATTATCTCAGGTTTAAAATCCAAATTGTTTGGAGAGACAGAAGTTCTCTCTCAGTTCAAACAAAGATTTCAAGAATTGCCTGATCTCGCTTTTGGAGAGTATCTCGCAAAACTCAGAGATAATCTGATTGAAGATTGCAGAACTCTTCGCTCCGGTTATTTGCAAAATTTAGGAGAACAATCTTACGGTGGTTTGGCGGATAAGTATTTATCCGAAGCGACAAATCCTCCTAAGGAAATTATACTTTTTGGGACAGGGCAGCTTGCGGAAAAAATCCTTCCTTGGCTTTCTCATTCGAACAGAAAGACTAAGATTGTCGGACGTAACCCAAATCGTTTGGAATTTTTATCTTCCGTATCTGGTTCTGCTTCTCATTTAATGGAAGACTGGTCTCCTAACGGAGAAGCTTGGGTGATCGCCGCACCGATGGATTTTTCCGCCTGGATGGATAAATTGGCTCCGGGAAATCTGGTCTTAGACTTTAGAGAAGAACCTTTGGAAGAATCTTGGCCATCAGATATCGTATATATTCCCTTTGCAGAGATGCTTTCTTCTTTAAAAGAAACGGAAGAAAGGACCAGAAAAGTGAAGGAAGAATTAAAATCCGTCTTAGACGAGCTTTTAGAAGAAAGAGAACTGGAAGCTCATCAAATTGTATTCGGTTGGGATGACCTACCTTGTCCGACTTTTTAA
- a CDS encoding hydroxymethylbilane synthase, with protein MSDFLRIGSRKSSLAKLQTCLVQDRLRELYPELELQLFFKEASGDQDLSTPLWKMGSRGVFTQDLTKELVQGNVDVVVHSYKDLDLEGHEGTEILMVLPRADQRDVLLFKRSSYENPPKEIKIHSSSPRREYNLSAFLPTALPSRLQNLPISFHPVRGNVQTRLRKWKADAEVSGLVVAKAALDRLLSENFSFSSTEEYSELRKEIRTSISNELFMVLPLSKNPNAPAQGALAAEIRKGDEKTKKLLLPLSNPKEGEAVLEERKILSYFGGGCHQKIGVSVILGGPSDFLFVRGKTDSGSELDAFDRWRGKELPLPSSLDLVFPKPRQGFRMKRSPIQTSLPKEKFWFVSRADSLPKDWELPGVDTIFIVAGAKTWEKLASRDVWINGSTDGLGEEDAKDIVSFYESNPDFIKLTHEESDIIEGVWKRFVTYKVDFDSEQPDLSGYSHFFWMSASQFDRAYKKNPEIGSRIHSCGTGATYKYIRKTLGEDAKIFAFPNFESWERTCKGEVPDFLTKRGAV; from the coding sequence TTGTCCGACTTTTTAAGAATCGGTTCCCGAAAAAGTTCCCTCGCAAAATTACAGACCTGCCTCGTACAAGATCGATTGCGCGAATTGTATCCTGAGTTGGAGCTCCAACTTTTTTTCAAGGAAGCAAGCGGGGACCAAGACCTAAGCACTCCTCTCTGGAAAATGGGAAGCAGGGGTGTTTTTACCCAGGATTTAACTAAGGAACTAGTCCAAGGCAATGTGGATGTAGTCGTTCATTCCTATAAAGACTTGGATCTGGAAGGACACGAAGGCACGGAAATTTTAATGGTGCTGCCTCGTGCAGACCAAAGAGACGTTCTGCTTTTTAAAAGATCTTCTTACGAGAATCCTCCCAAAGAAATTAAGATCCATTCTTCTAGCCCAAGGAGAGAATATAATCTTTCTGCATTTCTTCCTACTGCACTCCCCTCTCGTCTCCAAAATTTACCGATCAGTTTTCATCCTGTAAGAGGTAATGTCCAGACCAGGCTTCGCAAATGGAAGGCGGATGCTGAGGTTTCCGGGCTTGTAGTTGCTAAGGCAGCATTGGATCGACTTTTATCCGAGAACTTCTCCTTCTCTTCTACGGAAGAATATTCCGAACTCAGAAAAGAGATCAGAACTTCGATCTCAAATGAACTTTTTATGGTTCTTCCTTTATCAAAAAATCCGAATGCACCTGCGCAAGGGGCGCTTGCGGCTGAGATCAGAAAGGGAGACGAAAAGACTAAAAAACTTTTACTTCCGCTTTCTAATCCAAAGGAAGGAGAAGCGGTCTTAGAAGAGAGAAAAATTCTCTCTTATTTTGGCGGAGGTTGCCACCAAAAGATCGGAGTTTCCGTGATCTTAGGCGGGCCTTCCGATTTTCTGTTTGTTAGAGGAAAAACGGATTCGGGTTCCGAGTTAGACGCTTTTGACAGGTGGAGAGGAAAGGAATTACCTTTGCCTTCTTCCCTGGATCTTGTATTTCCGAAACCGAGACAGGGCTTTAGAATGAAACGTTCTCCTATCCAAACTTCTCTTCCGAAAGAAAAGTTTTGGTTTGTGTCCAGGGCGGATTCTTTGCCGAAGGATTGGGAATTGCCCGGTGTAGATACAATCTTTATCGTGGCAGGTGCAAAAACCTGGGAGAAGTTGGCATCTAGGGACGTATGGATAAACGGCTCCACGGACGGCTTAGGTGAAGAAGATGCAAAAGATATCGTTAGTTTTTACGAATCTAATCCTGACTTTATCAAACTCACTCATGAAGAAAGCGATATCATAGAAGGTGTTTGGAAAAGATTTGTAACTTATAAAGTGGATTTCGATTCGGAGCAACCGGATCTTTCCGGGTATTCTCATTTTTTCTGGATGAGCGCTTCTCAATTTGATCGAGCTTATAAAAAAAATCCGGAAATCGGTTCCAGGATCCATTCTTGCGGGACCGGAGCCACGTATAAATATATTAGAAAAACATTAGGTGAAGATGCGAAAATTTTCGCATTCCCGAACTTTGAATCCTGGGAAAGAACCTGCAAGGGAGAAGTCCCGGATTTCCTTACAAAAAGAGGTGCTGTATGA
- the hemB gene encoding porphobilinogen synthase encodes MSSESLLGLRRNRLNAPLRNLVSSESLNPKKLVQPIFVAESLKSPEKMSSLPGVFRDTSESILSQIESDVKNGVEHFLLFLVPEKKSNDSIPKSFYKNVIGNIKSKFPEIFLWVDTCLCSLTTHGHCGLLDPKGRIDNISSVKRLSELALCYAESGADGISPSDMMDGRIRSHRNILDSNGFQHVPIMSYSTKFKSNFYGPFREAAESAPGHGDRSSYQIDVRNREDSILSSLRDTEEGADLLMVKPGITSIDLILPIKEQTGLPVGAYQVSGEYASIAMLAENGFCKFEDALKETWQVFSRAGASYLITYAARRGKEILS; translated from the coding sequence ATGAGTTCCGAGAGTTTGTTGGGCCTGAGAAGAAACCGCCTCAACGCCCCGCTCAGAAATTTGGTGTCTTCGGAGAGTTTAAATCCTAAAAAACTGGTCCAGCCCATATTCGTGGCGGAAAGCCTGAAATCTCCCGAAAAAATGTCCTCTTTGCCCGGAGTATTCCGCGATACTAGCGAATCCATTCTTTCTCAGATTGAATCGGATGTAAAAAATGGGGTGGAACATTTCCTTCTATTCCTGGTCCCTGAGAAAAAATCGAATGATTCTATCCCTAAATCGTTTTATAAAAATGTAATAGGAAATATTAAATCTAAATTCCCTGAAATTTTCCTTTGGGTGGATACATGTCTTTGTTCTTTGACCACCCATGGGCATTGCGGACTTCTGGATCCGAAAGGTAGAATAGATAATATCAGTTCTGTCAAAAGACTTTCAGAACTTGCGCTTTGTTATGCAGAATCCGGCGCTGACGGAATCTCTCCTTCCGACATGATGGATGGAAGGATACGAAGTCACAGAAATATTCTGGACTCTAACGGATTTCAGCATGTTCCGATCATGAGTTATTCTACGAAATTCAAGAGTAATTTTTACGGTCCGTTCAGAGAAGCCGCCGAGTCCGCTCCCGGACATGGGGACCGATCTTCTTACCAGATAGATGTGAGAAACAGAGAAGATTCCATTCTTTCATCTTTGAGAGACACGGAAGAAGGCGCAGATCTTTTAATGGTTAAGCCTGGAATAACTTCCATAGATTTGATCTTGCCGATCAAAGAGCAAACTGGGCTGCCTGTGGGAGCTTACCAAGTGAGCGGTGAATATGCATCTATTGCAATGCTTGCAGAAAATGGATTTTGTAAATTTGAAGATGCTCTTAAGGAAACCTGGCAGGTGTTTTCCAGAGCAGGTGCATCTTATTTGATCACTTATGCGGCGAGAAGAGGAAAGGAGATTTTAAGCTGA
- the hemL gene encoding glutamate-1-semialdehyde 2,1-aminomutase — MFPSSKELFERAKKVAPGGVHSPVRSFRSVGGDPVFFESGKGARLTDVSGKEYIDYCLSFGPLILGHRDEDVQKIVSETAELAWSFGAAEPYSLELAEWIVSRIPWVEKIRFVNSGTEAVMSALRVARAATGRDKILKFDGCYHGHLDALLVKAGSGLAGESSSDSAGIGSELIKNTLVLPLDDEKSVEELFAKEGKNIAALVIEPLPANYGLLIQRKEFLSKIVEIARKHGSLVLFDEVISGFRVALTGMSGELGIAPDLVTYGKIIGGGFPVGAYAGKAELLDLVAPQGPVYQAGTLSASPFGMRAGLATLEKCEKENVYNILENRTKSFVSGMVSILRERDPEGDWDSSIHSSLFWFHKKSPSPIRTVDKIPAGHKEGFAKVFHALLSEGIYLAPSGYEVGFLSYAHSDKILSETLEKADSALKKLKV; from the coding sequence ATGTTTCCAAGTTCTAAGGAACTTTTTGAAAGAGCAAAAAAAGTAGCACCGGGTGGAGTACATTCTCCCGTTAGATCCTTTCGTTCCGTAGGGGGAGATCCTGTATTCTTCGAGTCTGGAAAAGGCGCAAGACTTACGGACGTTTCCGGAAAAGAATATATCGATTATTGTTTGAGTTTTGGGCCTTTGATCTTGGGCCATAGGGACGAAGACGTCCAAAAGATCGTTTCCGAAACCGCGGAACTTGCTTGGAGTTTCGGAGCTGCAGAGCCTTATTCTTTGGAACTTGCGGAATGGATCGTGTCCAGAATTCCTTGGGTAGAAAAGATCCGGTTCGTGAACAGTGGAACGGAAGCGGTAATGAGCGCATTACGTGTGGCTCGGGCGGCAACCGGTAGAGATAAAATCCTCAAATTTGACGGATGTTATCATGGGCATTTGGATGCACTGCTCGTAAAGGCTGGCTCCGGGCTTGCAGGAGAATCTTCTTCAGATAGCGCCGGGATAGGTTCCGAGTTGATCAAAAATACTTTGGTACTTCCTTTGGACGACGAAAAATCTGTAGAGGAACTTTTTGCAAAGGAAGGCAAGAATATTGCCGCGTTAGTGATTGAGCCTTTGCCGGCAAATTACGGTTTATTAATACAAAGAAAAGAATTCTTATCCAAAATCGTTGAGATTGCAAGAAAGCACGGAAGTCTTGTGCTTTTCGACGAGGTGATCAGCGGTTTCAGAGTTGCTCTAACGGGAATGAGCGGAGAATTGGGAATTGCACCTGATCTTGTGACTTACGGAAAGATCATCGGCGGAGGATTTCCAGTCGGAGCTTACGCAGGAAAGGCAGAATTACTAGATCTGGTCGCTCCTCAGGGACCTGTGTACCAAGCGGGGACTTTGAGCGCTAGCCCTTTTGGAATGAGAGCAGGTCTTGCCACATTAGAAAAATGTGAAAAAGAGAATGTGTATAATATTTTGGAAAATCGAACCAAGTCTTTTGTGTCCGGAATGGTCTCTATTTTAAGAGAGAGAGATCCGGAGGGAGATTGGGATTCGAGTATACATTCTTCTTTGTTTTGGTTCCATAAAAAATCGCCCTCCCCTATCCGTACTGTGGATAAGATCCCTGCAGGTCATAAGGAAGGTTTTGCAAAAGTTTTTCATGCGCTTCTTTCGGAAGGAATTTACCTGGCTCCTTCAGGTTACGAGGTCGGCTTTTTAAGCTACGCTCATTCTGACAAAATACTTTCCGAAACATTAGAGAAAGCGGATTCCGCATTAAAAAAATTGAAAGTATGA
- a CDS encoding sensor histidine kinase translates to MKVFDSKKIVLPVIWVVTTVSLGVWWLFLGLRQNRMATELASRPGYRIEDDFLDKLERQSSMIKMEGAFFLFLLVSGGVTLVWLTFREEKRNKLIHDFFSTVTHEMKTPLASLRLQAESLLEEGVDAGKDKLLHRLLKDSDRIESQMNKALYLASLMRSEGLYLEELDLRHWEESLREEWSELDIQTEWRETKVLADRRALESIFRNLLENSVQHGGATKVKIISEPVSGNKIRFKFEDNGKGFSGDFKLLGRLFLRHTSTSGTGVGLYLAEKLAGRMGGNFSVRNSGSGGFLAELVLPSYSSKGRSDV, encoded by the coding sequence ATGAAGGTCTTCGATTCCAAAAAGATTGTTTTGCCGGTTATCTGGGTTGTGACCACGGTCTCTCTCGGCGTCTGGTGGCTTTTTTTGGGGTTAAGGCAGAATAGAATGGCTACCGAGCTTGCATCTCGCCCGGGATATAGAATTGAAGATGATTTCTTGGATAAACTAGAAAGACAAAGTTCCATGATCAAAATGGAAGGCGCCTTCTTCTTGTTTTTGCTAGTAAGCGGCGGGGTTACCTTGGTTTGGCTTACCTTCCGAGAAGAAAAAAGAAATAAACTCATTCACGACTTTTTCTCTACAGTCACGCATGAAATGAAAACTCCTTTGGCAAGTCTCAGATTGCAAGCCGAGAGCTTATTGGAAGAAGGTGTGGATGCGGGCAAAGATAAACTTCTTCATAGATTATTAAAAGACTCAGATCGGATAGAATCCCAGATGAATAAGGCACTGTATCTGGCCAGTCTCATGAGATCCGAAGGGTTATATTTAGAGGAGTTGGACCTCCGACACTGGGAAGAAAGTCTAAGAGAAGAATGGTCCGAGTTGGACATCCAAACAGAATGGAGAGAAACCAAAGTGTTAGCGGATAGGAGAGCCTTAGAAAGTATTTTTAGAAATCTTCTGGAAAACTCAGTGCAACACGGAGGAGCCACAAAGGTAAAAATAATTTCAGAACCTGTTTCCGGGAATAAGATCAGGTTCAAGTTCGAAGACAATGGAAAAGGGTTCTCAGGCGATTTTAAATTATTAGGAAGATTATTCTTAAGACATACTAGCACTAGTGGGACTGGAGTGGGATTGTATCTCGCCGAAAAGTTGGCCGGAAGAATGGGAGGAAATTTCTCCGTTCGGAATTCTGGATCGGGAGGATTTTTGGCGGAGCTCGTTCTTCCCTCTTATTCTTCTAAAGGGAGAAGCGACGTATGA